The segment GATCAGATCCGGGAAAGTATTGCCCCAGATCTCACCGCCAAAGAGTGTTCGGCACTTTTCGCTGTATTCCAAATCAATCTTGAGCGACCGGCCAAAAGTCAAAAAACCCTGACCGGCATTATCCAGAATAGATTGAACCTTTTCCTTTTCATCCAGAAGAGCGGTTTCGATTCCCTCGCGACCTTCAATTTCTTCCATCAATTTGGAGGTTCGTTCGGCCACCCGCTTTTCCAGTTCCTCGTTGAGCTTCCTGATTTCCTGCTCTGCTTCTACCCTTTCGCTGATATCCTGGATAGTCCCGACCATCCGCACCGGACGGCCGTCATCGTCACGGATAACTTCGCCCTGGCTGTGGACTGTCCTGGTATTTCCATCGGGAAGTAAAATGCGGTGATCGAGACTGGCAGCCTTGTTAAGGGCAATCGAGTTTTCAACTGTTTCGATCAGTCTCTGGCGGTCCTCCTCGAATATTGTCTCCTGGACCCTGTCCAGCGTCGGTTCGAACTCACGTGGTTTACATCCAAAAATCCGGTAGACTTCATCGGACCAGCTGACTTTTCCAGATTTTATATCCCACATCCAGTTGCCCATACGGGCGATACGCTGGGCCTCGGCCAGTTGTTTTTCGCGCTCACGCAATTCCATTTCGGCCCGTTTGCGATCGGAGATATCATACATTGTCCCCTGTACGAAAAGGGGCTGTCCCTCGTCATCGCAGACTTTCTGTACATATTCAGCGATCCAGCGTATCTGGCCGTCTTTGCGCACAATCCGGTACTGCAGTTCACGACCGGCATCAGGCACCATCAGAACATAACGGGTGCGCTCCAGGAAAATATTGTAATCATCAGGATATATTATCTGATCCCAGCTCAAATCCTGTGAAATGAATTCTTTTTCGGAATAGCCCGTTATCTCCTCGATCGCTCCGTGAAAAAAGATCGGCTTTAAATCCAGCGTTGTGCGGAAGGCGATACCTTCAAATTTCTGTATGAAATTACGGTAACGCGATTCACTTCCGGCTATCACTTCCTGCTCGTTGGCATGACGGGAGATATCCTTTAAGCTGATTACCGCCCCGACTCGCTTATGCCCCTCGCTCACAGCCGCGAGAGTCATCTCCACTGCAACTGAACGGCCGTCCTTGCGAGTCAGAAGCCGGAGCGATTCATCCAGGCTGGATTCACCCTGCAGAAAATCCTGCAACGGGCATCGGTCGATAAGATCGGTTTCGGTCCGAATCCCGCGGCACCTCACAAGGCTGTGAAAGTCACGGTTGTTCAGCTCAGCCCGGGAATAACCCAAGATCTTTGCCGCCCTGCGGTTGGAGTAGCAAATCCTTCCGCGCTGGTCGACCTGTACTATTCCAGCTCCGGCTGATTCGAGGATGGTTTTGAAATCCGCGGACGATTCGACATTGACAGATGAGACAGTCATTTTTCTATTCCCCCATGCGGGCTGAATGCGCTAACATTATAACAGCATTACCTGTTTAATGAATTAGACAGCTATAGATTCCCCTTTTAGCTCAGTCTGCGGCTTACAGCTTTCGTGAAGAAATCATAAGCCTGACACCATCATCTAATAAAGTATCGTCATTTTTGACTTCTGCATTAGCTATACCCGAATTGCATCACCCGTAATTTTTAAATACAATAACACAGCCAGATCATATTGTCCTGTTTCCGAATAGAATGAAAAGCCAGCCTAAATGCTTCATAATATTATACTTGACTCTGGTATTACTTTGTAGTACAATTGAGTTCAAGTTAATACCAGAGAAAGAGAAACAGATATGTCATCCGGAAAAAAAGAGGAAATCGTCAGCTTCAAAGCGGACAGTCATCTGATTAAAGCTTTAAACCGGGTACCGAACCGCTCTGAGTTCATCCGCACCGCGGTATTGGAGGCTTTGGGAAATTTGTGCCCGCTTTGCAATGGTAATGGGATTTTGACACCGGGCCAGAAAGACCACTGGGATCGTTTCGCCCGAAACCATAAGCTGGTCGAATGCAGGAAATGCCATGCGACCTATCTTAAGTGCGAAGCGGACAGAACCTGAAAAGGGGGTATACGGGGGTGAATGGAATTCGATTCGCTTTATTGCTCGGATTGATTGTTGTCTCGCAGATTTTTGCCTGCGCTGATGATCAGCCTGAGCGGGATCGCCTGGTTGTATTTTCCGGAATCGATCCGGTGGCCGGAGTCGCCGAAAATCTTGGAGGCGATCGAATTGAGCTTCATACGCTTCTAAAGCCGGGTGAGACACCCCATACCTTTTCACCCTCACCGCGCCAGATGACTTTGCTTTCGCAAGCGGACCTGTATCTCAAGGCCGGCTTGAGTTTTGAAAAGCGGATCATGGCCAAAATCGCTATCAGCCGGAAGGTTCGTATTGTCGACCTCACAGCAGGTATCGCAAAACGCCACTTTACGGCTGGCGAAGAGGGCGATCATGGTAGCCAGCACGATCACGGCAGGCATGATCCGCATATCTGGACATCGCCAGAGAACCTAAAAAAAATGGCTAAAAATATCACCAATGCATTGATAAAAAGCGACCCTGCTGATTCGGTGTACTATCGCAATAATTGTCGTGATTACATCCAGCGTGCTGATTCAGTTCATGAAATGATAAGCAGTTTACTTAAACCTTTTGCGGGATACAAAATATATGCTTTCCATCCAGCCTTCGGTTATTTTGCAGATTTCTACGGCATGGAACAGGTCGCGGTCGAGATGACCGGCAAGCAACCTTCACCCGGACACCTGAAGAGAATTATCGAGCAAGCCCGGGCCGACAATGTCAGGATGATTTTCGTACAACCCCAGTTCGATCAAAAAAGCGCACAAACGATAGCCGAAGCGATCGAGGCGGAAGTGATCGCGGTCGATCCACTGGCGCGTGATATGCTCGCGGTCCTGGCTAAGATCGCCGAAGTAATCGTTAGTAATTCCGGAGTCAATGATGGCTGACAGCTCAATCGCGGTCAAATTCGAGGATGTCAACTTCGCCTATGACGGCGGTTTTCAACTTGAAAATGTCAACCTGATAATTCGGCCGGGTGAGTTCGTCAGCGTGGTGGGGCCGAACGGTGGTGGCAAGACCACTTTATTGAAGCTGATCAACGGCCTGCTTCAGCCTGAACGTGGAAAAATCGAAGTGTTCGGGAAGAATCCCGCTGAGGTCCGGCAGCTGATCGGTTACCTCCCGCAAAATATTGAATTCGATCCTGAATTCCCGGTCACTGTGCGCGAAGTCGTGCGTATGGGCCGTCTGGGCGAGGGATTCAAATTGCGCTATTCCAAACATGACAATCATGAAGTCGAACAGGTACTTGAAGAAACCGGTCTGAAAGATTACTCCAGCGCTATGTTGTCCGAGATTTCCGGTGGTCAGAGACAACGTACCCTTCTGGCTCGCACGCTGGTATGCCGTCCACGGATTCTGCTTCTGGATGAGCCGACCGCCTATCTCGACTTTGACATGAGCGAGGTGATCTTCGAAATCCTGCAAAAACTCGAACATGATTTGACTATCATCATGGTCTCCCACGATATCGGTTTCGTGAGGAAGTCTGTCAAAAGTGTTATCTGTGTCAACCGCAATGTGGTCCGTCATCCGACCGAACAGATCACACCGGAGGCTCTGGAAAAACTGTTCCGGGGAGAAAAAAGGATCGTCCGCCACGATCAGATTTTCACAAACGGGGAACGATTTCAATGATCGAATTCTTTCAGGCCCTGGCCGATCCGGATTTAGATTTCCTTCGTTATGCTTTTTTTTCGGGCCTGGCGGCCTCGGCCGCTTTCGGGATCGCCGGAAGTTATGTTGTCGTCAGGCGCATAAGCTTCATCGCCGGTGCGATTTCCCATTCAGTTCTGGCCGGAATCGGCCTGGCCCTCTACCTGGAACATACGCACGGCATCAGCTGGCTCAATCCTCTCTATGGAGCTCTTATGGCCGCTCTGATTTCAGCAGTTGTCATCGGATTCACCAGCCTGCATCTGAAACAGCGCGAGGATACAGTCATTGGCGCTATCTGGGCGGTTGGGATGGCGCTCGGGTTACTGTTTATATCGCAGACTCCCGGTTACGTCGATCCGATGAGTTACCTGTTCGGCAACATCCTGATGATCTCCTCTACCGAGATGTGGCTGATCATATTACTCGATCTGGCGATAATCGGGTTTACCCTGATCTTTTACAACAACTTCATGGCTATCTGCTTTGACCGGGAATTCGTGCTTCTGCGTGGAATTTCAGCCAATTTCTATTACATCATGCTGTTATGCCTGATCGCGGTTACAGTAGTCCTGATGGTGATGATAGTCGGCATCGTTTTAGTAATAGCCCTGCTGACATTGCCGGCCGCAACAGCATCACTTTTCAGCAGATCATTGAAACAGATGATGGTTATGGCTGTAGTCTTCTGCGCCCTTTTCACCTCCGTCGGACTGGCCTCCAGCTATAGCTTAGATTTACCTTCAGGGCCGGTCATTATAGTACTGGCGGGGATAGTCTACGCATCAGCTTTAATCATCACCCGCAAGATCAGGAAGGCTTGACAGCCATCACGCTTTATCA is part of the Candidatus Zixiibacteriota bacterium genome and harbors:
- a CDS encoding PAS domain S-box protein → MTVSSVNVESSADFKTILESAGAGIVQVDQRGRICYSNRRAAKILGYSRAELNNRDFHSLVRCRGIRTETDLIDRCPLQDFLQGESSLDESLRLLTRKDGRSVAVEMTLAAVSEGHKRVGAVISLKDISRHANEQEVIAGSESRYRNFIQKFEGIAFRTTLDLKPIFFHGAIEEITGYSEKEFISQDLSWDQIIYPDDYNIFLERTRYVLMVPDAGRELQYRIVRKDGQIRWIAEYVQKVCDDEGQPLFVQGTMYDISDRKRAEMELREREKQLAEAQRIARMGNWMWDIKSGKVSWSDEVYRIFGCKPREFEPTLDRVQETIFEEDRQRLIETVENSIALNKAASLDHRILLPDGNTRTVHSQGEVIRDDDGRPVRMVGTIQDISERVEAEQEIRKLNEELEKRVAERTSKLMEEIEGREGIETALLDEKEKVQSILDNAGQGFLTFGRSLKIDLEYSEKCRTLFGGEIWGNTFPDLIYPNDEEQHEFLETILADIFSEIDHEKREIFISLLPQEVHVNKRIAHIEYKDFITPAENDEQKLLVVITDITENRELQDRIEKERNVLKMVVKAVTNYTELSESMRDYEIFVNAQMEMILDGEGPVDEMIDEIFRAFHTFKGTFSQLELINVVEKLHAL
- a CDS encoding CopG family transcriptional regulator, whose translation is MSSGKKEEIVSFKADSHLIKALNRVPNRSEFIRTAVLEALGNLCPLCNGNGILTPGQKDHWDRFARNHKLVECRKCHATYLKCEADRT
- a CDS encoding ATP-binding cassette domain-containing protein, with protein sequence MMADSSIAVKFEDVNFAYDGGFQLENVNLIIRPGEFVSVVGPNGGGKTTLLKLINGLLQPERGKIEVFGKNPAEVRQLIGYLPQNIEFDPEFPVTVREVVRMGRLGEGFKLRYSKHDNHEVEQVLEETGLKDYSSAMLSEISGGQRQRTLLARTLVCRPRILLLDEPTAYLDFDMSEVIFEILQKLEHDLTIIMVSHDIGFVRKSVKSVICVNRNVVRHPTEQITPEALEKLFRGEKRIVRHDQIFTNGERFQ
- a CDS encoding metal ABC transporter permease, with amino-acid sequence MIEFFQALADPDLDFLRYAFFSGLAASAAFGIAGSYVVVRRISFIAGAISHSVLAGIGLALYLEHTHGISWLNPLYGALMAALISAVVIGFTSLHLKQREDTVIGAIWAVGMALGLLFISQTPGYVDPMSYLFGNILMISSTEMWLIILLDLAIIGFTLIFYNNFMAICFDREFVLLRGISANFYYIMLLCLIAVTVVLMVMIVGIVLVIALLTLPAATASLFSRSLKQMMVMAVVFCALFTSVGLASSYSLDLPSGPVIIVLAGIVYASALIITRKIRKA